In Hydractinia symbiolongicarpus strain clone_291-10 chromosome 13, HSymV2.1, whole genome shotgun sequence, a single genomic region encodes these proteins:
- the LOC130623870 gene encoding E3 ubiquitin-protein ligase BRE1A-like: MASKRTAPETGSSSRSEPPSKKSFMLSEPVKLGSISTEEELDNKVLKFQNAKLYTRLEEKNAQEEESRARFAKLERLRENDQNIISAMNIAWNQLDEDVTLLLQRFENINDDDQQGMSVSTVEFLEKLSNRTTKGMKEEIHKRVMHSGLITKRLVHVLEKVLIRSQDLTKMFEDRKKKAVKNDTESIQRDKSNEDNDDYASQKLAEGEDREFEIHSIELGIRNENSELKAENKRLHDSLNGLHDKYNAVSTEFSEIKDKLATSQKENAELHAKQEDMEYDLQRATKQFEKLIKKLNETHEQAKVGSSSVVTASIALKDSTPEEVKAEIEDKEELAKNRLIELEKLQESYAKLSEDYEKLRLQTLEISDEAVVNSTKYKMLQTQFNLLYNDAQVIRKNCEDARRIVVNNRNQHLQQIEQMENENIQTKKRMRAEVSQFEKVLTESRKELELLRVEYEHNMKAHEQIGPMAKEMRHLINSLQNHNQQLKGEVQRYKRKLTDAEKKLLELEKTSKSADDEDNATDYIDRIEAPNASPRSDSSQSSNEGADSDDVKVLRTKLKNAREKRKEMKLLLDMYKGVSKETRDKVELLKNEKTLKDEVGKLKGKLIVVTEDVVKQSKRFADQDHMKQCKKLQQKIEELQKTISNTKQEGDALLGEMELTGQAFEEMQEQNIRLMQQLREKDDTNLKLMSERIKSNQIQKLLREEKEVLTDKCNAMNSRHTAIEEVVKRLEEREKVLQTAVNNMEKENSLRQQAIDLHKRKAVELGQQCQEMMFKNETVIKQFDETKKTVLEKTNRLEEEVFKCNRIQEENSSIKKKLDKAKRMEYLGASDEILVEEVKMYKGKLTCPCCNTRPKDAILTKCFHVFCFECLKTRYDTRQRKCPKCNATFGNNDFHKMYM, translated from the exons ATGGCTTCAAAACGTACCGCTCCAGAAACTGGAAGCTCATCCCGATCGGAACCACCaagtaaaaaatcttttatgttATCGGAACCTGTTAAACTGGGATCTATTTCTACAGAG GAAGAGCTGGATAACAAAgtattgaaatttcaaaatgctAAGCTTTACACTCGActtgaagaaaaaaatgcacAGGAAGAAGAATCTAGAGCACGATTTGCAAAACTGGAGAGGCTACGTGAAAACGATCAAAATATCATTTCTGCAATGAATATTGCATGGAATCAG TTGGATGAGGATGTCACACTGTTGTTACAAAGATTTGAAAACATAAATGATGACGACCAGCAAG GTATGAGTGTGAGTACTGTTGAATTTTTGGAGAAACTTTCAAATCGCACAACCAAAGGAATGAAAGAAGAGATTCACAAACGTGTCATGCATTCTGGATTGATAACGAAACGTTTAGTGCATGTGCTTGAAAAAGTGTTAATACGCAGTCAAGATTTAACTAAAATGTTTGAAGATCGCAAGAAAAAG GCTGTTAAAAATGATACAGAGTCTATACAAAGAGACAAAAG taATGAGGACAACGATGATTATGCATCACAAAAACTTGCAGAAGGCGAAGACAGAGAGTTTGAAATTCACTCCATTGAATTGGGTATTCGTAACGAAAATTCAGAACTTAAGGCAGAAAATAAAAGATTGCATGATAGTTTAAATGGACTACATGACAAATACAATGCTGTTTCTACGGAG tTCTCAGAAATCAAAGATAAATTAGCAACATCACAAAAGGAAAATGCAGAACTTCACGCCAAGCAGGAAGACATGGAATACGATTTACAACGTGCAACAAAGCAATTTGAAAAACTGATTAAAAAGTTAAATGAAACTCATGAACAAGCGAAAGTAGGATCGTCAAGTGTTGTGACAGCTTCTATTGCATTAAAAGATTCAACT CCAGAGGAAGTCAAAGCAGAAATTGAAGACAAAGAAGAACTagcaaaaaatcgtttgattGAACTGGAAAAATTGCAAGAGAGTTATGCAAAATTGTCAGAAGATTATGAAAAGTTGAGACTTCAG ACATTAGAGATTTCTGATGAAGCAGTTGTGAATTCGACCAAATACAAAATGTTGCAGACACAATTCAATTTACTCTACAATGATGCACAAGTT ATTCGAAAAAACTGTGAAGATGCACGAAGAATCGTTGTGAATAACCGAAACCAACATTTGCAGCAGATTGAGCAAATGGAG aatgaAAACATACAAACGAAGAAGCGCATGCGCGCTGAAGTAAgccaatttgaaaaagtattaaCCGAGTCTCGAAAAGAATTAGAGCTTCTGCGTGTTGAGTATGAGCACAACATGAAAGCGCATGAGCAGATTGGACCAATGGCGAAAGAAATGAGGCACTTGATAAATAGCTTACAG AACCACAATCAACAACTGAAAGGAGAAGTTCAAAGGTACAAAAGAAAGTTGACTGATGCTGAAAAGAAACTGCTtgag TTAGAGAAGACAAGCAAAAGTGCTGACGACGAAGATAATGCCACAGATTACATTGATCGAATCGAAGCGCCAAATGCTTCGCCCCGATCAGACTCTAGCCAATCAAGTAACGAAGGTGCAGATAGCGATGACGTTAAAGTATTAAGAACTAAATTAaa aaatgctCGCGAGAAGCGgaaagaaatgaagttgttgTTGGATATGTACAAAGGTGTGTCGAAAGAAACCAGAGACAAAGTGGAG CTTCTGAAGAATGAAAAAACGTTGAAAGATGAGGTTGGAAAATTAAAAGGTAAACTGATCGTCGTGACAGAAGATGTGGTGAAACAGAGTAAAAGATTTGCTGATCAAGACCATATGAAACAGTGCAAGAAATTACAACAGAAGATTgaagagcttcaaaaaacaatttcaaacaCAAAGCAG GAAGGTGACGCTCTTCTCGGTGAGATGGAGTTGACTGGTCAAGCATTCGAAGAAATGCAGGAGCAGAACATTCGACTCATGCAACAACTCAGAGAGAAGGATGACACGAATCTGAAATTGATGTCAGAG CGAATCAAGTCAAACCAAATACAAAAATTGCTGcgagaagaaaaagaagtgCTCACAGacaagtgcaatgcaatgaatTCCCGCCATACAGCCATCGAAGAGGTCGTGAAAAGACTTGAAGAGCGCGAGAAAGTCTTGCAGACTGCTGTTAACAATATGGAGAAGGAAAATTCCCTCCGTCAGCAAGCTATCGACTTGCACAAACGAAAAGCGGTCGAACTTGGACAGCAGTGTCAAGAAATGATGTTCAAAAATGAAACAGTAATAAAGCAGTTTGACGag aCGAAAAAAACTGTTCTCGAAAAAACAAATCGATTGGAAGAAGAGGTGTTCAAGTGCAACCGAATACAAGAAGAAAACAGTAGTATCAAAAAGAAGTTAGACAAGGCTAAACGAATGGAATATCTTGGAGCTTCTGATGAGATTCTAGTCGAAGAAGTGAAGATGTACAAG GGAAAACTAACATGTCCCTGCTGTAACACGAGACCGAAGGATGCGATACTTACAAAATGTTTCCACGTGTTCTGTTTCGAATGTTTGAAAACAAGATACGACACAAGACAGCGAAAATGTCCGAAATGTAACGCCACATTTGGTAACAACGATTTCCATAAGATGTATATGTGA